A region from the Brassica napus cultivar Da-Ae chromosome C8, Da-Ae, whole genome shotgun sequence genome encodes:
- the LOC125591725 gene encoding protein RKD1-like, which translates to MMMNSFSNLECDKVFGKEDKPFSFLEYFSYQSEFTNNFFGLEDEIISSGNYDYYLPSASSFLALPDLEPISIVSHEDILNDYGSVSWTEKESVFDEHQREDFDLVKETETIKKRAREECAYSSYAAKPLSKETISLYYDMPIAQAAKELNIGLTLLKKKCRDLGIQRWPHRKFMSLDNLIENVKKLEKGEGNADEQRKKLEKLTKEKKRMKESPDLEYEDKTKRLRQACYKANHKRKRRLVMSTSTT; encoded by the exons ATGATGATGAACTCGTTTAGCAATTTGGAGTGTGATAAGGTATTTGGCAAAGAAGATAAGCCATTCTCGTTTCTAGAGTATTTCTCTTATCAAAG CGAGTTTACCAATAATTTCTTTGGATTGGAAGATGAAATTATTTCCTCTGGCAACTATGATTATTATCTTCCATCTGCCTCAAGCTTTCTGGCTTTACCTGATCTTGAACCCATCTCCATCGTCTCTCATGAAG ATATACTTAACGACTACGGTTCTGTTTCATGGACTGAAAAAGAGTCAGTGTTTGATGAACATCAAAGAGAAGATTTTGATTTGGTGAAAGAGACTGAAACTATCAAGAAAAGAGCCAGAGAAGAATGTGCTTATAGTAGCTATGCTGCAAAGCCATTGTCGAAGGAAACCATCTCATTGTACTATGACATGCCAATAGCTCAAGCGGCTAAGGAGCTTAACATTGGTTTAACTCTTTTGAAGAAGAAATGTCGTGACTTGGGTATTCAGCGTTGGCCTCATCGTAAATTCATGAGCCTAGATAATCTCATCGAGAATGTCAAG aagttggagaaaggggaaggGAACGCAGATgagcaaagaaaaaaattggaaaagctcacgaaggagaagaaaaggATGAAGGAGTCTCCAGATTTGGAATATGAGGATAAGACAAAGAGATTGAGACAAGCTTGTTACAAGGCTAACcataagagaaagagaagactTGTCATGTCTACGTCAACCACATga
- the LOC106387033 gene encoding agamous-like MADS-box protein AGL65, whose protein sequence is MGRVKLKIKRLESTGNRQVTYSKRKSGILKKAKELSILCDIDIVLLMFSPTGKPTVFHGEHSCIEEVISKFAQLTPQERTKRKLESLEALKKTFKKLDHDVNIHEFLGARNQTIEGLSNQVAISQAQLMECHRRLSCWTNIDRIENTEHLNLLEESLRKSIERIQFHKEHYTKNQLLPLDCTTTQFHSGIQLPLAMEGNKSMQEAHSMSWLPNNDNQETILPGESSFLPHREMDGVNPIYSNGFFEPVKQEDQMCSNQGQQFEQLEQQGHGCLGLQQIGEEFSYRSSFGTTLGMDEDQEKKIKSEMELNNLQQQQQQQQQDPSSMYNPTANNGGCFQNPHDQSMFGTDHHHYHYQHHQNWVPGSMFGQASYNQQPN, encoded by the exons ATGGGTAGGGTTAAGTTGAAGATTAAACGGCTTGAGAGCACAGGGAACAGGCAAGTTACATACTCAAAGAGAAAAAGTGGGATCCTGAAGAAAGCCAAAGAGTTATCCATTTTGTGTGACATTGATATTGTTCTTCTTATGTTTTCTCCTACCGGAAAGCCTACCGTTTTCCATGGAGAACACAG TTGCATTGAAGAGGTTATTTCTAAGTTTGCACAATTAACTCCACAAGAAAGGACAAAAAG GAAATTGGAGAGCCttgaa GCATTGAAGAAGACTTTTAAGAAACTTGATCATGATGTAAATATACACGAGTTTTTAGGAGCAAG GAATCAAACTATTGAG GGTCTAAGTAACCAAGTAGCCATTTCCCAAGCTCAGCTTATGGAGTGTCATAGGAGGCTAAG TTGTTGGACGAACATCGATAGAATAGAAAACACTGAGCACCTCAATTTATTGGAAGAATCATTGAGGAAATCTATTGAAAGAATCCAGTTTCACAag GAACATTACACAAAGAACCAACTTTTGCCATTAGATTGTACAACAACACAG TTTCACAGCGGGATACAGTTGCCGTTAGCAATGGAAGGTAATAAAAGTATGCAAGAAGCTCACTCGATGTCTTGGCTTCCTAATAACGATAACCAAGAAACAATATTACCTGGTGAATCCAGCTTTCTTCCTCATAG AGAGATGGATGGTGTGAATCCTATTTACTCAAACGGCTTCTTTGAGCCTGTAAAACAAGAAGATCAGATGTGTAGCAACCAAGGACAGCAGTTTGAGCAGTTAGAACAACAAGGACACGGTTGTTTGGGCTTACAACAGATTGGGGAAGAGTTTTCATATCGTTCATCATTTGGTACTACTCTTGGAATGGACGAAGATcaagaaaagaagataaaatCTGAAATGGAGTTGAACAacttgcaacaacaacaacagcagcagcagcaagaTCCTTCATCAATGTATAATCCAACAGCTAATAATGGTGGCTGCTTTCAAAACCCCCATGATCAATCCATGTTTGGCActgatcatcatcattatcattaTCAGCATCATCAAAATTGGGTTCCAGGTTCAATGTTTGGTCAAGCATCTTACAACCAG CAACCAAACTAA
- the LOC111210413 gene encoding NAP1-related protein 2-like: MVADKSKKAKTDEENVEQIDGELVLSIEKLQAIQDDLEKINEKASDEVLEVEQKYNGIRKPVYDKRGDIIKAIPDFWLTAFLSHPALGELLTEEDQKIFKYLSSLEVEDAKDVKSGYSITFNFNPNPYFEDGKLTKTFTFLEEGTTKITATPIKWKEGKGLPNGVDHEKNGNKRALPEESFFTWFSDAQHKEEDVEVEIHDEVADIIKEDLWANPLTYFNNEADEEDFDDEDDEGEEGDSDEDDDAEGEDGEE, from the exons ATGGTGGCGGACAAGAGCAAGAAGGCGAAGACTGACGAGGAGAACGTCGAGCAAATCGATGGAGAGCTTGTCCTTTCCATCGAAAAGCTTCAGGCCATTCAAGACGACCTCGAGAAG ATAAACGAGAAAGCAAGCGATGAAGTGTTGGAAGTGGAGCAGAAGTACAACGGTATAAGGAAGCCTGTCTATGACAAGCGTGGCGATATCATCAAAGCCATCCCTGACTTCTGGCTCACTGCT TTCTTGAGCCACCCTGCTCTTGGTGAACTTTTGACTGAAGAAGACCAAAAG ATATTCAAATATCTAAGCTCTCTGGAAGTTGAGGATGCCAAAGATGTGAAGtctggatactctatcactttT AACTTCAATCCCAACCCTTACTTTGAGGATGGGAAACTAACTAAGACCTTTACCTTCCTCGAAGAAGGGACAACCAAAATCACAGCAACACCTATCAAGTGGAAAGAGGGCAAG GGCTTGCCAAACGGAGTTGATCACGAGAAGAATGGAAACAAACGTGCATTACCTGAAGAGAG tttctttACCTGGTTTAGCGATGCTCagcacaaggaagaagacgtTGAAGTAGAGATTCACGACGAG GTTGCTGATATCATCAAGGAAGATTTATGGGCTAACCCTCTCACCTACTTCAACAAT GAGGCTGATGAAGAGGattttgatgatgaagatgatgag GGGGAAGAAGGTGATTCTGATGAAGACGATGACGCGGAAGGCGAAGATGGTGAGGAATGA
- the LOC106383771 gene encoding uncharacterized protein LOC106383771, with amino-acid sequence MRSKFSHKISYNPELEDAGTIRVTATIFGEDKNLTFTTLSLAKDFLDDENHDECKSKEDLNYFLMEAEINDDLIYDAIMKLIMYVDEVTCPTSSEYSPGCALKVRLDLVPDYLDVECTVKWFETNYVCPLCLVELPCECEE; translated from the coding sequence ATGAGAAGCAAATTCTCCCACAAAATCAGTTACAATCCTGAACTAGAAGATGCTGGCACAATCAGAGTCACGGCCACGATCTTTGGCGAAGATAAAAACTTGACATTCACGACTCTCTCGCTCGCCAAAGACTTCCTAGATGATGAGAATCATGACGAGTGTAAAAGCAAAGAGGACTTGAATTACTTCTTGATGGAAGCTGAAATCAACGACGATCTTATCTATGATGCGATAATGAAGCTAATTATGTATGTTGATGAAGTAACTTGTCCCACAAGTAGTGAGTATTCTCCTGGATGTGCTTTGAAAGTTCGGCTGGATCTTGTTCCGGATTATCTTGACGTTGAGTGTACCGTAAAGTGGTTTGAGACTAATTATGTTTGTCCATTGTGTCTTGTCGAGTTACCATGTGAATGTGAAGAATGA
- the LOC106361979 gene encoding protein PHYTOCHROME KINASE SUBSTRATE 3, whose translation MDAEKKGAHFHQISTHKPQLLVLSSIQEQPSSKISDKPTVKASVADVDSEIGVFGAEKYFSMKLDHVDSTVDITKQHEKENKEYHPHTHTHTQLTKTTSSRSRTSRHGTPSVRSESSYNSQTFLMRMNNNNDNKQRKTNDVSVSFGGFRCNGPCSGVKTINTDRKIAGKGRNYDRDFVAYDARKHMDKARPMISIPIQRSDIAMNLERKLSILTWDAIPNHLSTKNINHNSSVSSKTQEEETASEASSDLFEIENITSSVYEPSEVSIGWSVVTGSIADQSVISDFDIMKRGTRSGSVVKTKPVIAGKVRSGGFLSGCKSYKAVSVVDSARNVKEAAKVDHHEMSQHKKLKTEIRIQDLSFL comes from the coding sequence ATGGATGCTGAAAAGAAGGGTGCCCATTTTCACCAAATCTCAACTCATAAACCACAACTACTTGTCCTCTCCTCGATCCAAGAGCAACCTTCTTCAAAGATCTCAGATAAGCCCACAGTCAAAGCTTCTGTTGCTGATGTTGACTCCGAGATTGGAGTATTCGGCGCAGAAAAGTACTTCAGCATGAAACTAGATCATGTTGACTCCACGGTGGATATCACTAAGCAACACGAGAAGGAAAACAAAGAGTATCATCCTCATACTCATACTCATACTCAGTTGACGAAAACGACGTCATCTAGATCAAGAACAAGCCGACATGGAACTCCAAGTGTAAGATCCGAGTCAAGTTACAACAGTCAAACCTTTCTCATGAGGATGAACAACAACAATGACAACAAGCAACGTAAAACAAACGATGTAAGCGTCTCTTTTGGTGGGTTTAGATGCAACGGTCCATGCTCGGGGGTTAAAACCATCAATACCGACAGAAAGATAGCTGGTAAAGGTAGAAATTATGATCGAGATTTCGTTGCTTACGACGCAAGAAAGCACATGGATAAAGCAAGACCCATGATTTCAATACCTATCCAAAGGTCAGATATCGCCATGAACCTCGAGAGAAAGCTGTCTATACTTACATGGGACGCAATACCAAACCATCTCTCTACCAAGAACATTAATCACAACTCTTCAGTGAGCAGCAAGACACAAGAGGAGGAGACAGCAAGCGAAGCGAGTTCTGATTTGTTTGAGATTGAGAACATAACGAGCAGTGTCTATGAGCCGAGTGAGGTTAGCATTGGATGGAGTGTGGTGACGGGAAGTATAGCAGATCAATCGGTCATTTCGGATTTCGATATTATGAAGAGAGGCACGAGAAGTGGTTCGGTGGTTAAAACTAAACCGGTGATTGCTGGGAAAGTCCGGTCGGGTGGGTTTTTGTCGGGTTGTAAGAGTTACAAAGCTGTCTCGGTTGTTGATAGTGCTAGAAATGTTAAAGAAGCAGCCAAGGTTGATCATCACGAGATGTCTCAgcataagaagttaaaaactgAGATTAGGATTCAAGACTTGAGCTTTCTTTAA
- the BNAC08G18270D gene encoding 2-hydroxy-palmitic acid dioxygenase mpo1, with amino-acid sequence MMGLLDLEKHFAFYGAYHSNPINIVIHIIFVWPIVFTALLLLYPASPIYDLSQLGFPQLMTLDGVLRLNVGFVVTVAYALFYICLDKKSGFVAALMCFACWVGSSVLADRLGPSLAVKVGLASQLLCWTGQFLGHGLFEKRAPALLDNLAQAFLMAPFFVLLEILQLVFGYEPYPGFQARVNAKVESSIKEWREKKQIK; translated from the exons ATGATGGGATTGCTCGATCTGGAGAAGCACTTCGCCTTCTACGGCGCTTACCACAGCAACCCAATCAACATCGTAATCCACATCATCTTCGTGTGGCCCATCGTCTTCACAGCCTTGCTTCTCCTCTACCCCGCGTCCCCAATTTACGACCTTTCTCAATTAGGGTTTCCTCAGTTGATGACCCTCGACGGCGTTCTGAGGTTAAACGTTGGGTTTGTCGTCACGGTGGCGTATGCTCTGTTCTACATCTGTTTGGATAAAAAATCTGGGTTCGTAGCGGCTCTCATGTGTTTCGCTTGCTGGGTTGGTTCCAGTGTCCTCGCTGATCGATTAGGACCTTCTCTTGCCGTAAAG GTTGGATTAGCATCTCAGCTGTTATGTTGGACCGGGCAGTTTCTTGGCCATGGATTATTCGAG AAACGAGCACCTGCGCTATTAGACAATCTAGCCCAAGCTTTTCTAATGGCTCCTTTCTTCGTGTTGCTTGAG ATTCTTCAATTGGTTTTCGGGTATGAGCCATATCCAGGTTTTCAAGCTCGTGTGAACGCCAAGGTAGAAAGTAGCATAAAGGAATGGAGAGAAAAGAAGCAGATCAAGTAG